In Lysinibacillus sp. FSL M8-0337, the following proteins share a genomic window:
- a CDS encoding response regulator transcription factor — translation MIRVLIADDHHVVRRGLLFFLKTQKDIEVVGEAKNGVEAVALAESIQPDIILMDLVMPEMDGIQATKRIKAKFPQIEILMLTSFSDRDHVVPAMEAGAAGYQLKDIEPDELVLSIRRIMQGEHTLHPEATSTLEMDRQQSENALHVLNPLTPREQDVLAELTKGKSNREIASSLFVTEKTVKTHISNIFTKLQVQDRTQAALYAVKHGLTEGSGQ, via the coding sequence ATGATTCGTGTACTAATTGCAGATGACCATCATGTAGTCCGACGAGGATTATTATTTTTTTTAAAGACACAGAAAGATATTGAAGTGGTAGGGGAAGCGAAAAATGGTGTGGAAGCGGTCGCACTTGCTGAAAGTATACAGCCGGATATTATCTTAATGGATTTAGTAATGCCAGAAATGGATGGTATTCAAGCAACGAAACGTATAAAAGCTAAGTTTCCACAAATCGAAATTTTAATGTTGACGAGTTTTTCTGACCGTGATCATGTTGTACCAGCTATGGAAGCTGGAGCAGCAGGCTATCAGCTAAAGGATATTGAGCCCGATGAATTAGTATTATCAATTCGTCGCATTATGCAAGGGGAACATACTTTGCACCCTGAAGCAACATCGACGCTTGAAATGGATCGACAACAATCAGAAAATGCACTACATGTCTTAAATCCACTAACCCCGCGTGAGCAAGATGTACTTGCTGAACTGACGAAGGGAAAAAGCAATCGAGAAATTGCATCATCTTTATTCGTTACGGAAAAAACAGTGAAAACACATATTTCAAATATTTTTACAAAACTACAAGTACAAGATCGGACGCAGGCTGCGCTTTATGCAGTAAAGCATGGATTGACAGAGGGCAGTGGTCAGTAG
- a CDS encoding hemolysin family protein — MEITIRLAAFALLIIMTGFFVATEFAIVKVRTTRIDQLLAEGHKKAKNAKRVVSDLDEYLSACQLGITITALGLGWLGEPTFEIILHPVFEFLNLSGSITSILSFILAFSIVTFMHVVIGELAPKTLAIQKAEFVTLNFSGALILFHNITYPIIKLLNGSARGLTGLFGLKMMSESEVAHTEEELRMILSDSLKGGEINNAEYEYVNSIFEFSDRLAKEIMVPRTEIVGIEKELTIKEVFDLMGVEQYTRYPIIDGDKDHIIGLVNMKHLLTAYIKDPANGDKLVIDYMQPIIRVMETTQINELLLKIQRERIHMAILMDEYGGTSGLVTIEDIIEEIVGDIQDEFDEDEIPEVQEIAENHFILDAKMLLENVNDMLGTDIEDDDIDTIGGWFMTKRFDAIEGDSIEEQGYEFTAKELDGHHILYLEVLKLPELDLTNEIEESKDDK, encoded by the coding sequence TTGGAAATAACCATTAGGTTGGCGGCATTCGCCCTACTAATTATAATGACAGGATTTTTCGTTGCAACTGAATTTGCAATCGTAAAAGTGAGAACTACCCGCATCGATCAATTACTCGCAGAAGGACATAAAAAAGCGAAAAATGCAAAACGTGTTGTATCGGATTTAGACGAGTACTTATCTGCATGTCAGTTAGGTATTACCATTACAGCACTTGGACTTGGCTGGCTAGGTGAACCTACATTTGAAATCATTTTACATCCAGTGTTCGAGTTTCTAAATCTGAGCGGTAGCATAACATCTATCCTTTCATTTATACTTGCATTCTCAATCGTCACGTTTATGCATGTAGTTATTGGGGAATTGGCGCCAAAAACTTTAGCCATCCAAAAAGCAGAATTTGTAACATTAAACTTTTCTGGTGCATTAATTTTATTCCACAACATTACTTATCCAATCATTAAATTATTGAATGGCTCTGCACGTGGTTTAACAGGTCTATTCGGTCTTAAAATGATGTCAGAATCAGAAGTTGCACATACTGAAGAAGAATTGCGCATGATTTTGTCAGATAGTTTAAAAGGTGGAGAAATTAATAACGCAGAATATGAATATGTTAACAGTATCTTCGAGTTCTCAGATCGTCTTGCAAAAGAAATCATGGTGCCACGTACTGAAATCGTCGGTATTGAGAAAGAACTTACGATTAAAGAAGTATTTGATTTAATGGGTGTGGAGCAATATACTCGTTATCCAATTATCGACGGGGATAAAGACCATATTATTGGTTTAGTCAATATGAAGCACTTATTAACTGCTTATATTAAAGACCCTGCAAATGGTGATAAATTAGTAATTGACTATATGCAACCGATTATTCGCGTGATGGAAACTACGCAAATTAACGAATTGTTACTCAAGATTCAACGTGAACGTATTCATATGGCTATTTTAATGGATGAGTATGGTGGTACATCAGGTCTTGTAACCATTGAAGATATTATCGAGGAAATTGTCGGGGATATTCAAGATGAGTTTGATGAAGATGAAATTCCAGAAGTGCAGGAAATTGCAGAAAATCATTTTATTTTAGATGCAAAAATGCTACTAGAAAACGTCAATGATATGCTAGGTACTGACATAGAAGATGATGATATCGATACGATTGGTGGTTGGTTCATGACAAAGCGTTTTGATGCAATCGAAGGTGATAGCATTGAAGAGCAAGGTTATGAATTTACAGCAAAAGAATTAGATGGTCACCACATATTATACTTAGAAGTTCTGAAATTACCTGAACTTGATTTAACAAATGAAATCGAAGAATCGAAAGACGATAAATAA
- a CDS encoding coproporphyrinogen III oxidase codes for MKIIQIDQKYPEDWIRVLNHIANLFFEDSKLSTNAQEAEMSVAFSYRVDANFTVYTSAVLEVDGKRYTNDYHIEYATEAVGREQNIRMKRALSHVFLDVLEQHTGMHQQWGILTGVRPTKLYHKFRKAGMDDAAIAEVLIRDFRLSEEKVALLKNIVERQLVTIPDLDHIGKEISVYIGIPFCPTKCAYCTFPAYAIGSNRKQGRVTTFLDGLHIELREMGRWLTENNMTITSIYWGGGTPTSIEAHEMDALYQTMYDAFPHPETIREVTVEAGRPDTITPEKLAVLKKWGIDRISVNPQSYTDETLKAIGRHHTVQETVDKFWLARESGMNNINMDLIIGLPNEGTEEFQHSLEESAKMQPESLTVHTLSFKRASEMTRNKDKYKVADRDTVAEMMQMAQVWTKENDYVPYYLYRQKNILGNLENVGYSKAGEESIYNIVIMEEVQTILGIGCGASSKFVHPETGKITQFHNPKDPAAYIMTFEEAIGKKIELLNDLYHA; via the coding sequence ATGAAAATTATTCAAATAGATCAAAAGTATCCTGAAGATTGGATTCGCGTGTTAAATCATATTGCGAATTTATTTTTTGAGGATTCGAAGTTAAGTACAAATGCACAAGAAGCCGAGATGTCCGTTGCATTCAGTTACCGCGTTGATGCTAATTTTACTGTCTATACAAGCGCGGTATTAGAGGTTGATGGTAAACGCTATACAAATGATTACCATATTGAATATGCGACAGAAGCTGTTGGACGTGAGCAAAATATACGTATGAAACGTGCATTATCGCATGTATTTTTAGATGTGCTCGAGCAACATACGGGGATGCATCAACAATGGGGTATTTTAACAGGTGTCCGTCCGACAAAGCTCTATCATAAATTCCGTAAGGCTGGTATGGATGACGCAGCAATTGCGGAAGTGTTAATTCGTGATTTTCGATTGTCAGAGGAAAAGGTAGCATTGTTGAAAAACATTGTTGAACGACAGTTAGTCACAATTCCTGACTTAGATCATATCGGGAAAGAGATTAGCGTTTATATTGGCATTCCGTTCTGCCCAACCAAATGCGCTTATTGTACTTTCCCAGCCTATGCGATTGGTAGTAATCGTAAGCAGGGGCGTGTAACCACGTTTTTAGATGGACTACACATTGAATTACGTGAAATGGGTAGATGGCTGACAGAAAATAATATGACCATAACTTCTATTTATTGGGGCGGGGGTACACCAACTTCAATCGAAGCACATGAAATGGACGCATTATATCAAACGATGTATGACGCTTTCCCACATCCTGAAACGATTCGAGAGGTAACAGTTGAAGCTGGTCGCCCGGATACGATTACACCAGAAAAATTAGCTGTTTTAAAAAAATGGGGCATTGATCGAATTAGTGTTAATCCGCAGTCTTATACAGATGAAACACTGAAGGCAATCGGACGCCATCATACGGTACAAGAAACGGTTGATAAGTTTTGGTTAGCACGTGAATCCGGTATGAATAATATTAATATGGATTTAATTATTGGCTTGCCCAATGAAGGGACAGAGGAGTTCCAACATTCGTTAGAGGAATCCGCAAAAATGCAACCAGAGTCGTTAACTGTGCACACGCTATCCTTTAAGCGTGCTTCAGAAATGACGCGTAATAAAGATAAATATAAAGTAGCTGATCGCGATACGGTAGCAGAAATGATGCAGATGGCACAAGTATGGACGAAGGAAAATGATTATGTTCCCTATTATCTATACCGTCAAAAAAATATTTTAGGTAATTTAGAAAATGTAGGCTATAGTAAAGCAGGCGAAGAAAGCATTTATAATATTGTCATTATGGAGGAAGTGCAGACGATTTTAGGTATTGGCTGCGGAGCATCTTCTAAATTTGTTCACCCTGAGACAGGGAAGATTACACAGTTCCATAATCCAAAAGATCCGGCGGCTTATATCATGACGTTTGAAGAAGCCATAGGTAAAAAAATTGAGCTATTAAATGATTTATATCATGCATAA
- a CDS encoding response regulator: MIRAVLIDKEPLALHYFQNKLQNFQQIEVTKTFTSVKLFLNSLPSLDFEVIFLEIKLDELNGLEVADIIKSNRPHVIVIFITSYSDFAIQAYEIGGLDYLLKPISLARLEKTVSRIEHEFSMQQLVHQTSNTTLNVQCFNQFATYSNNSLVSFKTEKTKELFAYFILHPNMPIHRDVLIEILWPNLDYVRAKSNLHTALSYLRKTLNNLGYSNCIIFSNKYYVFEKPNIMCDLYDFQDYFSDFKKLDCPPLSLINQCLTIYKDGLLIFDDYEWATADRDKLTKSYIELLEKGFQISIMNETEVAIDYLNRLLEFDPYNDYKIEQYLQLLIDAGMQKQAHSVFLTYEQKLNEDLALTPSTTLQEMSNKLFSHNQ, translated from the coding sequence GTGATTCGAGCCGTTTTAATAGACAAAGAACCTCTAGCTTTACACTATTTTCAAAATAAGCTACAAAACTTTCAACAAATAGAGGTTACTAAAACCTTCACTAGTGTAAAGCTATTTTTAAATAGCCTTCCATCACTGGACTTTGAAGTCATATTTTTAGAAATAAAGCTTGATGAACTGAATGGGCTTGAAGTTGCTGATATTATCAAAAGCAATCGACCACATGTAATTGTTATCTTTATTACTTCGTATTCAGATTTTGCCATACAAGCATATGAAATTGGAGGACTTGATTATTTACTTAAACCGATTAGCCTAGCACGATTAGAAAAAACCGTATCACGTATTGAACATGAATTTTCTATGCAACAGTTGGTACATCAAACTTCTAATACTACGTTAAACGTCCAATGTTTTAATCAATTCGCTACCTATAGCAACAATAGTCTCGTTTCCTTTAAAACAGAAAAAACAAAGGAATTATTTGCTTATTTCATATTACATCCAAACATGCCCATTCATCGGGATGTTCTCATTGAAATTCTTTGGCCAAATTTAGATTATGTTCGCGCAAAATCGAATTTGCATACAGCCTTATCCTATTTAAGAAAAACGTTAAATAATTTGGGTTATTCCAATTGTATTATATTTTCAAATAAGTATTATGTTTTTGAAAAACCGAATATTATGTGTGATTTATATGACTTCCAAGATTATTTTAGTGATTTCAAGAAGTTAGATTGCCCCCCTCTGTCATTAATCAATCAATGCCTTACCATCTATAAAGATGGGCTACTCATTTTTGATGATTATGAATGGGCTACTGCAGACAGAGATAAGCTAACTAAATCCTACATAGAGTTATTGGAAAAAGGCTTTCAAATTAGCATAATGAATGAAACAGAAGTGGCCATAGATTATCTGAATCGCTTATTAGAGTTCGACCCTTATAATGATTATAAAATCGAACAATACTTACAACTGTTGATTGATGCAGGAATGCAAAAACAGGCTCACTCTGTTTTTTTAACCTACGAACAAAAATTAAATGAAGACTTGGCCCTTACACCTAGTACTACATTGCAAGAAATGTCGAACAAATTATTTAGTCATAATCAATAA
- a CDS encoding glycerate kinase, giving the protein MKVIICPDSYKGTLSAFEVANAMQAGVLDVDQTIKTVILPIADGGEGTLESLIASTGGRYISASVLDPLGRMIKANYGVLGDDETCVIEMAQASGILLLQDSEKNPELASTYGTGQLIKAALDKGFRQFIIGIGGSATNDAGIGLLKALGLQFRKGDGSSIANGVSGLLDLASIDSSQLDARLSDATFTIACDVDNPLVGERGATAIFGPQKGVKEHEIALFDECLKRFADIVERQFHIRLHDYKGAGAAGGVGGALIAFLNGTFQAGIDIVLEAVQLKRHLLDAQIVFTGEGKSDRQTLHGKAPLGVALAAKSTNAHVVLLSGAIDEEHKPALLEHFTVVESLVDESTTVVQAMQEPYRFIRMKTKQLVEHYMKNGG; this is encoded by the coding sequence ATGAAAGTCATTATTTGTCCAGATTCTTATAAAGGTACATTATCTGCATTTGAGGTTGCAAATGCAATGCAGGCAGGCGTCTTGGATGTAGATCAAACAATTAAGACCGTTATTTTACCAATAGCGGATGGAGGAGAGGGTACATTAGAATCACTTATTGCTTCAACGGGCGGGAGATATATTTCAGCAAGTGTACTTGATCCGCTAGGTAGAATGATTAAAGCAAACTATGGAGTGCTTGGGGATGATGAAACCTGTGTTATTGAGATGGCACAAGCTTCGGGTATTCTGCTGTTGCAGGACAGCGAAAAAAACCCAGAGCTCGCATCAACGTATGGCACGGGGCAGTTAATTAAGGCTGCACTGGATAAAGGTTTTCGTCAGTTTATTATCGGTATTGGTGGCAGTGCTACTAACGATGCGGGTATTGGTCTATTAAAGGCACTTGGGCTGCAATTTAGGAAAGGTGATGGTTCATCCATTGCTAATGGCGTGTCGGGATTACTAGATTTAGCATCCATTGATAGTAGTCAACTCGATGCACGTCTGTCTGATGCAACATTTACTATTGCCTGTGATGTGGATAATCCTTTGGTTGGAGAGCGCGGAGCTACAGCAATTTTTGGTCCGCAAAAGGGTGTCAAAGAGCATGAAATTGCTTTGTTTGATGAGTGTTTGAAACGTTTTGCAGATATTGTAGAAAGACAATTTCACATTCGTTTACACGATTATAAAGGAGCTGGTGCGGCAGGAGGCGTTGGTGGCGCATTAATTGCCTTTTTAAATGGCACTTTCCAAGCAGGCATAGATATTGTGTTAGAGGCTGTACAGTTAAAAAGGCATCTACTAGACGCTCAAATAGTTTTTACTGGTGAGGGGAAATCGGATCGTCAAACATTACATGGAAAGGCGCCATTGGGGGTAGCACTAGCTGCAAAATCAACAAATGCACATGTCGTGCTATTGTCTGGTGCTATTGATGAAGAACATAAGCCTGCTTTGCTGGAGCATTTTACCGTTGTGGAATCACTAGTAGATGAATCGACTACTGTTGTGCAGGCAATGCAAGAACCATATCGTTTCATTCGCATGAAAACAAAACAACTAGTTGAGCATTACATGAAAAATGGCGGATGA
- a CDS encoding YheE family protein: MIQHFSFKPLFENTQLPGWAISFFYQRERYAAEYLKDGVIQWIGPIPPHEEDVKKMIHELMLFHIYD, from the coding sequence ATGATTCAGCATTTTAGCTTTAAACCTTTATTTGAAAATACACAGCTTCCTGGATGGGCCATTTCCTTTTTCTATCAACGTGAACGTTACGCGGCAGAATATTTAAAGGATGGCGTCATCCAATGGATTGGTCCTATTCCTCCACATGAAGAAGATGTTAAAAAAATGATTCATGAGTTAATGCTCTTCCATATTTATGACTAA
- a CDS encoding effector binding domain-containing protein: protein MQSYCQSCGMPLVHEKLFGTEKEGQVCRDYCTYCYELGAFKQPNVTIHEMIDICVPHLKEDGMAEEEARQMLASFLPRLKRWRTDTGKQPVMKEKQSFHIAGISAKTNNANEITTQAKIPQLWTTYYQQDIAGQLPSPQNNAGMYGLYSDYETDVNGEYTLTLGVEVSADVEVPTGMVIKTIPASKYLVFTSEKGLMPDIVIQAWQDIWAWFANTTEVERTYSGDFELYDERCAQSHEAQVDIYIAIK, encoded by the coding sequence ATGCAAAGTTATTGCCAAAGCTGTGGGATGCCATTAGTGCATGAAAAATTATTTGGAACAGAAAAAGAAGGGCAAGTTTGTCGGGACTATTGCACATATTGTTACGAATTAGGAGCGTTTAAACAGCCGAATGTAACTATTCATGAAATGATTGACATATGTGTACCTCATTTAAAGGAAGATGGGATGGCAGAAGAAGAAGCACGACAAATGTTAGCTTCCTTTTTACCACGTTTAAAAAGATGGAGAACAGATACTGGCAAACAACCTGTTATGAAAGAAAAACAAAGCTTTCATATCGCTGGGATTTCAGCAAAAACGAATAATGCGAACGAAATCACGACACAAGCGAAAATACCGCAATTATGGACCACTTATTACCAGCAAGATATTGCAGGTCAACTACCAAGTCCACAAAACAATGCCGGCATGTATGGGCTGTATTCAGATTACGAAACAGATGTGAACGGAGAATATACACTCACGCTTGGAGTGGAGGTATCGGCTGACGTTGAAGTTCCAACAGGTATGGTGATAAAAACAATTCCCGCATCAAAATATTTAGTGTTCACTTCAGAAAAAGGGCTAATGCCGGATATTGTAATCCAAGCTTGGCAAGATATTTGGGCTTGGTTTGCCAATACTACGGAAGTAGAACGAACGTATAGTGGAGACTTTGAATTGTATGATGAACGATGTGCCCAGTCTCATGAGGCACAGGTGGATATTTATATTGCAATTAAGTAA
- a CDS encoding YafY family protein, which translates to MKVDRLLTMTMILINRKKVKAQELAELFDVSVRTIYRDVETLSCAGVPILSQQGVNGGISLMEGYRMDKQVLTKEELTSLSIALKSALTSYEDAHAKAVLEKLTGVADEQVKQSIDHFFIDLSPWGQNVLLKEQITLLKKAIEGEHCVSFLYSTTHGTMTNRIIEPHTLVQKGKMWYIYGYCTLRNGFRLFKISRMKQIKEEQRSFERKEVHLSNLPWDKAWQQPENLVELTLSFDAQILTLMEETFGVEQIDYEKSIVQVALPEDEWLYGFLLSFGNRIKLLDPPYLVDIVQKRAQEIVEIYTANNR; encoded by the coding sequence ATGAAAGTAGATCGTTTACTCACGATGACAATGATTTTAATTAATCGTAAAAAAGTAAAAGCACAGGAATTAGCCGAGTTATTTGACGTATCTGTTCGAACCATTTATCGGGATGTCGAAACCCTGAGCTGTGCGGGGGTTCCAATCTTAAGCCAACAAGGGGTTAATGGCGGAATAAGTTTAATGGAAGGCTATCGAATGGATAAACAAGTATTAACAAAAGAAGAGCTAACCTCTCTTTCAATTGCTCTTAAAAGTGCTTTAACCTCCTATGAGGATGCCCACGCCAAAGCTGTTTTAGAAAAATTAACTGGTGTAGCAGATGAGCAAGTAAAACAATCCATTGATCATTTTTTTATTGATCTTAGTCCATGGGGACAAAATGTACTATTAAAAGAACAAATCACATTATTGAAAAAAGCAATCGAGGGCGAGCATTGTGTAAGCTTCTTGTATTCGACTACTCATGGTACGATGACCAATCGAATAATAGAGCCGCACACTTTAGTGCAAAAGGGCAAAATGTGGTATATCTACGGCTATTGCACATTAAGAAACGGTTTTCGCTTATTCAAAATATCAAGAATGAAGCAAATTAAAGAGGAGCAACGCAGTTTTGAACGAAAGGAAGTACATTTATCTAATCTTCCTTGGGATAAAGCATGGCAACAACCAGAAAATTTAGTAGAGCTCACACTGTCATTTGATGCACAGATTTTAACATTAATGGAGGAAACATTTGGTGTGGAACAGATAGATTATGAGAAGTCCATCGTGCAAGTTGCATTGCCGGAAGATGAATGGCTCTATGGCTTTTTGCTAAGCTTTGGTAATCGAATAAAGCTTCTTGACCCACCTTACTTAGTTGATATCGTGCAAAAACGGGCACAAGAAATCGTCGAAATATATACAGCAAATAATAGGTAA
- a CDS encoding cation diffusion facilitator family transporter, protein MELYTNLRQGEKGAWLSIATYLILSSVKLTIGYIGTSEALKADGLNNTTDIIASIAVLIGLRIAQRPPDSNHQYGHLRAETVASLVASFIMLIVGLQVLIASLQGLWEPSGTTPSLLTAFVAIGSAAVMYVVYRYNLALAKKIRSAAVKAAAYDNRSDALVSIGTAIGIFGAIFGFPIIDTLTALVVAFLIIKTAVEIFWEAVQSLTDAFDIDEVETLSVLIRNVSGVIELLDFKGRAHGNMYFIDVTVTVNPYLNVFESHRITEEIEHTIMRENRFCQVLVHIEPHIEELPPTSKSQSPTI, encoded by the coding sequence ATGGAGCTCTATACAAATTTACGTCAAGGGGAAAAAGGAGCTTGGCTATCAATTGCCACTTACTTAATACTGAGCTCAGTAAAACTAACAATTGGCTATATCGGAACATCAGAAGCTTTAAAAGCAGATGGATTAAACAATACAACGGATATCATCGCATCCATTGCTGTTTTAATCGGCTTACGCATTGCTCAAAGACCTCCAGATTCAAATCACCAATATGGTCATTTACGAGCTGAAACTGTTGCGTCACTCGTTGCCTCATTTATTATGCTAATCGTCGGCTTACAAGTTTTAATTGCTTCTTTACAAGGACTATGGGAGCCATCTGGCACAACACCATCTTTGTTAACAGCATTTGTTGCAATCGGAAGTGCAGCCGTCATGTATGTTGTCTATCGTTATAATTTAGCGCTGGCAAAAAAAATACGAAGTGCGGCTGTAAAAGCTGCTGCCTATGATAATCGCTCGGATGCGCTGGTCAGTATCGGTACAGCCATCGGGATATTCGGAGCAATTTTTGGCTTTCCAATTATTGATACATTAACAGCCCTTGTTGTCGCTTTTCTAATAATTAAAACTGCTGTAGAAATATTTTGGGAAGCAGTTCAAAGTCTTACAGATGCCTTCGATATTGATGAAGTCGAGACATTATCGGTATTAATTCGCAATGTTAGTGGTGTTATTGAGCTTTTAGATTTCAAAGGGCGTGCGCATGGGAATATGTACTTTATCGATGTAACAGTGACTGTCAATCCTTATTTAAATGTCTTTGAAAGTCATCGTATTACAGAGGAAATAGAACATACCATTATGCGCGAAAATCGCTTTTGTCAGGTGCTTGTGCATATTGAACCGCATATCGAAGAACTACCTCCAACAAGCAAAAGCCAGTCACCTACCATTTGA
- a CDS encoding YlbF family regulator — protein MVNIYNEINALEATFRKTEEFKALEAAVAVVKADEDAIKLFQNFRKIQVDLQKKQMAGEDLQEDELIYAQKTAQLAQQNEKIVAMLEAEMKLSGVIEEVNRILVKPIQSLYEGM, from the coding sequence ATGGTTAATATTTATAATGAAATTAATGCTTTGGAGGCTACTTTCCGTAAAACAGAGGAGTTTAAAGCATTGGAAGCGGCAGTAGCTGTCGTGAAAGCAGATGAAGATGCGATAAAGTTATTCCAAAACTTCCGCAAAATTCAGGTGGATTTACAGAAAAAACAAATGGCTGGTGAGGATTTACAAGAAGATGAACTGATTTATGCACAAAAAACTGCTCAGCTTGCGCAACAAAATGAGAAAATTGTAGCGATGCTGGAGGCAGAGATGAAGCTTAGTGGTGTAATCGAAGAAGTAAATCGCATTTTAGTAAAACCGATACAGTCGTTGTATGAAGGCATGTAA
- a CDS encoding DUF445 family protein translates to MDNFLVTLLFMAIIGAAIGGITNHLAIKMLFRPHEAIYIKNWRVPFTPGLIPKRRDELAKQLGLTVVNYLLTPETFRKKFFSKDIQDKVEQFAQVKVEETFFTNDKTIQDWLDLAGFSNMPATIEQKVERIVAGQFESVKNTLSTRSIRTLLSEDIQNTIDAKIPLAVGHILEKGEEYFLSPAGEMTIKAMIDDFLSSKGSLGGMINMFLGDSSSLVGKVQRELVKFLQAPGTTSLLTNIFTQEWEKLKDRPAMDYLGDIDFEPILANLQSYVKEQLAVTERLQHPISYYWPTGSSWMRETVIPQVIDKAFVRAEDKLEDVLKRLNLQEVVREQVDSFPVSKLEELVLGISKREFKMITVLGAVLGGLIGIVQGLIVYLI, encoded by the coding sequence ATGGACAATTTTTTAGTGACATTATTATTTATGGCAATTATCGGCGCCGCAATCGGTGGTATAACAAATCATCTAGCGATTAAAATGCTTTTTCGACCGCACGAAGCGATCTATATTAAAAATTGGCGCGTACCATTTACACCGGGTCTTATTCCAAAGAGACGTGATGAACTAGCGAAACAACTTGGTCTTACAGTTGTAAATTATTTATTAACACCTGAGACGTTTAGAAAGAAATTTTTCTCTAAAGATATTCAAGATAAAGTTGAACAATTTGCACAAGTAAAAGTGGAAGAGACATTTTTCACGAACGATAAAACAATTCAGGACTGGTTAGATTTAGCAGGCTTCTCCAATATGCCTGCCACTATTGAACAAAAGGTAGAACGAATTGTAGCGGGACAATTTGAATCAGTAAAGAATACATTATCTACGAGATCAATTCGTACACTGTTATCGGAGGACATCCAAAATACGATTGATGCTAAAATTCCATTAGCAGTGGGACATATTTTAGAGAAGGGTGAGGAGTATTTTTTATCACCCGCAGGCGAGATGACGATAAAAGCAATGATTGATGACTTTTTATCGTCAAAAGGGTCACTTGGCGGTATGATTAATATGTTTTTAGGGGATTCCTCATCACTTGTCGGCAAAGTACAACGCGAGCTTGTAAAGTTTTTACAAGCCCCAGGTACAACATCGCTTCTGACAAACATTTTTACGCAAGAGTGGGAGAAGTTAAAGGATCGACCAGCTATGGATTATTTAGGGGATATTGACTTTGAACCGATATTGGCAAATTTACAAAGCTATGTAAAAGAACAATTAGCAGTAACAGAACGCTTACAGCATCCTATTTCCTATTATTGGCCAACAGGTAGTTCTTGGATGAGGGAAACGGTAATACCTCAAGTAATTGATAAAGCATTTGTTAGAGCGGAAGATAAATTAGAAGATGTACTAAAACGTTTAAATTTACAAGAAGTAGTTCGTGAACAAGTGGATTCATTCCCAGTATCGAAACTAGAAGAGCTTGTACTTGGTATTTCCAAACGTGAATTTAAAATGATTACAGTGCTAGGTGCAGTTCTTGGTGGTTTAATTGGTATTGTGCAAGGTTTAATTGTCTACTTGATTTAG
- a CDS encoding ribonuclease H family protein — MHVLIEWAYKTPKGAGTVLRSEEMPAAQALLLAEDMERTGRVKSLQFIDRQDTNWSIKELKAYLKEVETEPHNITVYFDGGFDRATRQSGLGCAIYYEQNGKPYRLRKNAFSSELKSNNEAEYAALYLGLVELELLNAHHLPIQIVGDSQVVINQLTGEWPALEKDLSGWADKIDAKLSELGLQADYQLISRKENTEADRLATQALNGIDITGVSEMIKE; from the coding sequence ATGCATGTTTTAATTGAATGGGCTTATAAGACACCAAAGGGTGCGGGAACAGTATTAAGGTCAGAAGAAATGCCGGCAGCACAAGCTTTATTGTTGGCAGAGGATATGGAACGTACTGGACGTGTCAAATCACTACAATTTATTGACCGTCAGGATACGAACTGGTCTATTAAGGAGCTTAAGGCATATTTAAAGGAAGTTGAAACAGAACCTCATAACATTACTGTTTATTTTGATGGGGGCTTTGACCGTGCAACGAGACAATCTGGTCTTGGGTGTGCTATTTATTATGAGCAAAATGGTAAGCCTTATAGATTAAGAAAAAATGCATTTTCTTCGGAACTTAAATCAAATAATGAGGCAGAATATGCCGCGCTATATTTAGGTTTAGTAGAGCTTGAATTATTAAATGCTCACCATTTACCGATACAGATTGTAGGCGATTCGCAAGTAGTTATTAATCAGCTAACTGGCGAGTGGCCAGCTCTGGAAAAGGATTTGTCAGGCTGGGCAGATAAAATTGATGCAAAACTAAGCGAGCTTGGTCTGCAAGCAGACTATCAACTTATTTCAAGAAAAGAAAATACTGAAGCGGACAGATTGGCTACACAAGCATTAAACGGTATTGATATTACAGGAGTGAGTGAAATGATAAAGGAATAA